One Canis lupus familiaris isolate Mischka breed German Shepherd chromosome 20, alternate assembly UU_Cfam_GSD_1.0, whole genome shotgun sequence genomic region harbors:
- the OR7D7 gene encoding olfactory receptor family 7 subfamily D member 7: MEAGNHTRVSEFFLQGLSDDPELQPFLFGLFLFMYLVTMLGNLLIILAILSDSHLHTPMYFFLSNLSSVDICFISTTVPKMLVNIQTHSKDISYTGCLIQVYFFMIFAGMDGFLLTVMAYDRFVAICHPLRYTIIMNPRLCGLLVLMCWFIIFWVSLIHVLLVRQLTFCPGTEIPHFFCEVVQILKVACSDTLINNIFLYVSTVILGVFPLSGIFFSYSLIVSSLMKMSSAAGKYKAFSTCGSHLSVVSLYYGTSLGLYFSPSATHSSQSSIGSVMYTVVTPMLNPFIYSLRNKDVKGALARLHSRGTLCM, from the coding sequence ATGGAAGCAGGAAACCATACCAGAGTGTCAGAATTTTTCCTCCAGGGCCTCTCAGATGATCCAGAACTGCAGCCCTTCCTCTTTGGCTTATTTCTCTTCATGTACCTGGTCACCATGCTGGGAAATCTGCTCATCATCCTGGCTATCCTCTCTGACTCCCATCTCCACactcccatgtacttcttcctctccaatcTATCTTCTGTTGATATCTGTTTCATCTCTACCACTGTCCCAAAGATGCTGGTAAACATCCAGACACACAGCAAAGACATCTCCTACACTGGATGCCTCATTCAGgtgtatttttttatgatttttgccGGGATGGATGGTTTCCTCCTGACCGTGATGGCCTATGACCGGTTTGTGGCTATCTGCCACCCCCTGCGCTACACAATCATCATGAACCCACGGCTGTGTGGCTTGCTGGTTCTGATGTGTTGGTTTATCATTTTCTGGGTCTCCCTGATTCATGTCCTACTGGTGAGGCAGCTGACCTTCTGTCCAGGCACAGAAATTCCACATTTCTTCTGTGAAGTGGTTCAGATCCTCAAGGTGGCCTGCTCTGATACCCTCATCAATAACATCTTCTTGTATGTGTCCACTGTCATATTGGGTGTGTTTCCTCTCAGTGGGATCTTCTTTTCATACTCTCTGATTGTCTCCTCTTTAATGAAAATGTCCTCTGCAGCaggaaaatataaagcattttccaCTTGTGGGTCTCACCTCTCTGTGGTCTCCTTGTACTATGGGACAAGCCTGGGGCTCTATTTCAGTCCTTCTGCAACTCATTCTTCCCAGAGCTCCATTGGCTCAGTGATGTATACTGTGGTCACCCCCATGCTGAATCCCTTCATCTATAGCCTGAGAAATAAGGATGTGAAGGGCGCCCTGGCAAGACTCCACAGTCGAGGAACCCTTTGTATGTGA